The genomic region CTGGTGGTTTCCTGTAGTCCCGTGAAGATTTATACTGAAAAAAGCGAATTGAATTATGAAAAATCTTATAAGACTTTTGCCATCATCAATCAGTACAAAGGAAAAAATGCTTGGAATTCACCGGTTTTGGATCAAAATCTGGTCCATAACCTAACTGAAGGGATGAAGGAAATGGGCTATGAACCTGATAGAAATTCACCCGACCTAATACTGCGTTACAACACTTTGTTGAGTGAAGGGGAAAAAGAGGTCAGTCAATACCCTGGAAGTATGTGGGGATATGGTATGTATAACCCTTGGATGTACCGTATGCCATATCCATATTGGGGAAACCCTACCAAACTGGAAAAATATGATCTGGGTGAGTTGGTGATAGATTTTATTGATCCCAGAGCAGATCAGGTTATTTTAAGGATCAGTGCAGTGGGTGAAGTCAATAATCCAAAACAGAAATATAAAAACATTAAGATTTCAGTTGAGAAAATTCTACATGAATTTTCTAAAAAGGTAGAGGCTGGATAAAAATATTAAAAAAGCCACTGCCATTTGTACTTTTTTTAAGGTAAAACCATCCGAATACTTCGGCCATATAACTATAAGGGGTGGTTTTACCTTTTTTTATTTAAAATATAAGAGCAATGAATTACAACAATAAAAAGTTTCAGCCTATAACTGTTTCGGAAAATGGGCAAGTTTCCAATCAAACCCTTTTTACTTACCACCAAAATGGCAATTTGTTGACCTCAACTTATCAGGGGGAAAACATTGTATTGGGTCATCATATAGGTACTGTGGACGAAAAAGGGGTAATTGATATGCGTTACCACCAAGTCGATAAAAAAAGGGAAAATCATTACTGGGAAATGAAAATCCACCCCAGAAAAATTACCCTCCGGAAAAATCAGGCTTCATGAAAAATGGG from Echinicola jeungdonensis harbors:
- a CDS encoding DUF4136 domain-containing protein, coding for MKIRVLIALIIPFLLVVSCSPVKIYTEKSELNYEKSYKTFAIINQYKGKNAWNSPVLDQNLVHNLTEGMKEMGYEPDRNSPDLILRYNTLLSEGEKEVSQYPGSMWGYGMYNPWMYRMPYPYWGNPTKLEKYDLGELVIDFIDPRADQVILRISAVGEVNNPKQKYKNIKISVEKILHEFSKKVEAG